The following coding sequences are from one Rathayibacter sp. SW19 window:
- a CDS encoding alpha/beta fold hydrolase, with protein sequence MRNVPGRIVAVNGRTVYVEESGTGDDWVVFEAGGGCGRTGWDPVVALLADRARLVTYDRAGRALSGRTTEELSIDDMADDLVAMVEAVVPGRFVLVAHSMGGLVARRAVERLGGRLRGLLLLDPTPETSPTYDSWDQTVHKTDRMLAVTQTLTRFAPLARLFSGNLRRWYADDTYQAMLAEDFTPAGTAQTRKEVHAVAAAIPPFRAQPPELPKCLTITLSAGRPEKGRERQNVSAQEHQRRYADSLPNGRYERLDANHLIHAEQPQTVADHIRTLLHQ encoded by the coding sequence GTGAGAAACGTTCCCGGTCGCATCGTTGCAGTCAATGGGCGCACGGTCTATGTCGAAGAGTCCGGCACGGGGGATGACTGGGTGGTGTTCGAGGCGGGCGGGGGCTGCGGCCGAACCGGCTGGGACCCGGTGGTAGCGCTGCTAGCCGATCGGGCCCGGCTAGTGACCTACGACCGTGCGGGGCGCGCTCTCAGCGGTCGCACCACCGAAGAACTCAGCATCGATGACATGGCCGACGACCTGGTGGCAATGGTCGAGGCAGTCGTCCCGGGGCGGTTCGTGCTGGTTGCACATAGCATGGGAGGGCTGGTCGCCCGCCGCGCCGTCGAGCGTCTTGGCGGCCGACTGCGCGGACTGCTGCTGCTCGACCCAACGCCAGAGACCTCCCCCACATACGACAGCTGGGACCAGACAGTCCACAAAACGGACCGCATGCTTGCGGTGACGCAGACGCTGACCCGGTTCGCTCCGCTGGCGCGACTGTTCAGTGGGAATCTGCGGCGCTGGTATGCCGACGACACCTATCAGGCCATGCTCGCCGAAGACTTCACCCCCGCCGGCACCGCTCAGACACGCAAGGAAGTCCACGCGGTGGCCGCAGCCATCCCGCCGTTTCGCGCCCAGCCGCCCGAACTCCCGAAGTGCCTTACGATCACGCTCTCAGCAGGACGCCCCGAGAAGGGGCGAGAACGCCAGAACGTGTCCGCTCAAGAACACCAACGTCGTTACGCTGATTCTCTCCCCAACGGGCGCTACGAACGCCTCGACGCCAACCACCTCATCCACGCAGAACAACCGCAAACCGTCGCCGACCACATCCGCACCCTCCTGCACCAATAG
- a CDS encoding HAD-IIA family hydrolase, whose amino-acid sequence MSNRDEIECWLTDMDGVLVHENDALPGAAELIQQWRDAETPFLVLTNNSIFTPRDLAARLRASGLEIPEESIWTSALATAAFCKSQLPGGSAFVIGEAGITTALHEAGFIMTETDPDYVVVGETRNYSFEAITKAIRLIVDGARFIVTNPDATGPSADGPLPATGAIAALITKATGREPYVVGKPNPMMFRSAMNKIGAHSENTGMIGDRMDTDIVAGIEAGLHTILVLTGISDQAEIERYPFRPDEIISGVHELVSTEPMETDAI is encoded by the coding sequence GTGAGCAACCGCGACGAGATCGAATGCTGGCTGACCGACATGGACGGCGTGCTCGTCCACGAGAACGACGCACTGCCCGGTGCCGCAGAATTGATCCAGCAGTGGCGGGACGCCGAGACCCCGTTCCTCGTGCTGACCAACAATTCGATCTTCACGCCGCGCGACCTGGCAGCGCGACTGCGCGCATCCGGTCTCGAAATTCCTGAAGAGTCGATTTGGACCTCCGCCCTGGCAACCGCCGCGTTCTGCAAGTCGCAGTTGCCCGGGGGCAGCGCGTTCGTGATCGGCGAGGCTGGCATCACGACGGCTCTGCACGAGGCCGGTTTCATCATGACCGAAACGGACCCGGACTATGTCGTCGTCGGTGAGACCCGAAACTACTCGTTCGAGGCGATTACGAAGGCGATCCGGTTGATCGTCGACGGTGCCCGCTTCATCGTGACCAATCCGGATGCCACCGGGCCGAGCGCCGACGGACCTCTCCCGGCCACCGGCGCGATCGCCGCGCTCATCACGAAGGCCACGGGGCGGGAGCCATACGTGGTCGGCAAGCCGAACCCGATGATGTTCCGCTCCGCGATGAACAAGATCGGCGCACACTCGGAGAACACCGGCATGATCGGCGACCGGATGGACACTGATATCGTCGCTGGCATCGAGGCCGGGCTGCATACGATCCTGGTGCTCACCGGCATCAGTGATCAGGCAGAGATCGAACGCTACCCATTCCGACCCGACGAGATCATCTCCGGCGTGCACGAGCTGGTTTCAACCGAACCCATGGAAACCGACGCGATCTGA
- a CDS encoding GNAT family N-acetyltransferase translates to MDFTAAPTLTGRLATLEQLSTDHTAELADAVADGELWRTWYTNIPTPDAVPAEIDRRLAEQAVGMMAPWAIRRTDTGAICGLTTYMNIAAEHARVEIGSTWMAPSAQGTGINPDAKLLLLTRAFETLGCNVVEFRTHWHNQQSRAAIARLGAKQDGVLRNNQVWKDGSLRDTVVFSIISGEWPAVRSGLTARVARHAASGR, encoded by the coding sequence ATGGACTTCACAGCCGCACCCACACTTACCGGCAGGCTTGCAACTCTGGAGCAACTCAGCACCGATCATACGGCCGAACTCGCCGACGCTGTGGCCGATGGCGAGTTGTGGCGCACGTGGTACACGAACATACCGACCCCGGATGCTGTGCCTGCCGAGATCGACCGTCGCCTCGCCGAGCAGGCGGTCGGCATGATGGCGCCCTGGGCCATCCGTCGCACAGACACCGGTGCAATCTGCGGCCTGACCACCTACATGAACATCGCGGCCGAGCACGCACGCGTCGAGATCGGTTCGACCTGGATGGCGCCGAGCGCCCAAGGCACCGGCATCAACCCGGACGCCAAATTGCTGCTGCTGACCCGTGCGTTCGAGACGCTCGGATGCAACGTGGTCGAGTTCCGCACTCATTGGCACAACCAGCAGTCGCGGGCTGCGATCGCGCGCCTCGGCGCCAAGCAGGACGGCGTGCTGCGGAACAATCAGGTCTGGAAAGACGGCTCGCTCCGCGACACTGTCGTGTTCTCGATCATCAGCGGTGAGTGGCCGGCCGTGCGCAGCGGGTTGACGGCGCGCGTGGCGCGCCATGCGGCATCCGGTCGCTGA